AAAGGATTTTTTATACTTCCAAGTCAACTATTTCAAAATGTAGTAAAGAATGCTAAAAATAATCCAAATTTGAATACAGATCTTGCAAATATATTTAGAAGTATAGAAAATAGTGCAATAGGTTATCCATCAGAAGATGATATAAAAGGGTTATTTGATGATATAGATACTACACATAAAAGATTAGGAGAAACTGTTGCAGAAAAAAATGCGAAATTAACAGCAGTTTTACAAGGAATAGCAGATATAGAATTTGGAGATATAAAAGATAATTCAATAGATACATTTGGAGATGCTTATGAATATTTAATATCAAATTATGCAAGTAATGCAGGTAAATCGGGTGGAGAATACTTTACACCTCAATCAGTATCAAAACTATTAGCAAGAATAGTAATGGAAGGAAAAGAAAGAATAAATAAAGTATATGATCCTACTTGTGGTAGTGGTTCATTACTTTTACAGATGAGAAAACAATTTGAAGAACATATAATAGAAGAAGGATTTTTTGGCCAAGAGTTAAATATTACAAACTATAACTTAGGACGTATGAATATGTTTTTACATAATATTAACTATAATAATTTTTCATTAAAAAGAGGAGATACATTAATAAATCCATTACATATAGATGAAAGACCATTTGATGCTATAGTATCTAATC
The Pseudostreptobacillus hongkongensis genome window above contains:
- a CDS encoding type I restriction-modification system subunit M, translated to KGFFILPSQLFQNVVKNAKNNPNLNTDLANIFRSIENSAIGYPSEDDIKGLFDDIDTTHKRLGETVAEKNAKLTAVLQGIADIEFGDIKDNSIDTFGDAYEYLISNYASNAGKSGGEYFTPQSVSKLLARIVMEGKERINKVYDPTCGSGSLLLQMRKQFEEHIIEEGFFGQELNITNYNLGRMNMFLHNINYNNFSLKRGDTLINPLHIDERPFDAIVSNPPYSTKWVGDGDPTLINDERFAPAGKLAPKSKGDLAFVLHSLYHLSDRGRAAIVCFPGIFYRKGAEKTICKYLVDNNFIECIIQLTDNLFYGTSIATCILVLAKNKTETKTLFIDASNEFKKESKNNILDERNIQNILKAFKDKNDVEYFARYVDNSEIVNNDYNLSVSTYVEKEDTREKINI